The following coding sequences lie in one Kribbella sp. NBC_00709 genomic window:
- a CDS encoding ATP-binding protein, with product MKIADKLLNLVGVGRERGLPPPRLVAIADGLLVTERSAEAWFLISVANTDLATESEQDAALDAAVSAAATILGDRLSHLKVVWGRSTGQDYIDSVAGHYRLGDHEAWAQTRADRIDEMRMPERYVALGVHLSDRDPRATAQVRGSISDALGTTSWRVSARELAHLDERVRKLARQLGSTVWRAHTAPAEVISWLISREMHRGAVAAPRRGLITGASLARLTSGRVVPYTDHLRIYDTRGQIAAYTTVLAMTDFPEELETPGAGEWLRTLSEIKAIDDDGDEIDVTVEASVRFRVLTKKTARHLVDETRKSAKEQRRSAAKGTAEETADEIVETERVMREVKRDINRSGLTLVEDHPRLLVSADTREDLEAYVDAVIAHYADRGITVAAGADEQRDLWLESLPGDQLRVPDLGHVRESTAFFGSWFWGGASIGDATGPAIGYLTGSTPGLVRFDAAAGSALGDATTTLFLGRSGRGKTTAAMLGGLDSAFAGAWVPLLDLKGDAAGVSAVAAEYGVPTAVIEITAQFSGAADLLRVLPVDDALLQAPSQLMLLLPPHLRGAAEAPVMAATRAEIQSPDPSSWGVIQRLCASESETIRTVGFALRDLVETGLGSVVAGPPSGLSSLTTNPGLWVVQMPGLTLPSPESAPESWSPIERVGMACLRGCLAWMVRTTGRREFRGRSKVVIVPEVHLLTKTPDGASFLDYIARVGRALGASLVLDTQDPASILKLPGLVEQITTLFAFSLRSREQVDSLLELLGRPQTAPYQTLVRGINTAANGKSIRHGHCIMRDRWDEVATVQIDIPSQRVAALLRTTPESEHANQPIEPTLPTPPEDPFANDEDLFEPAATATAQSEAHTQQPPAYQDAPASANGNTPYNGTPAVANGGASNGTPAVPNGGTSNYGVPATPQDAIPAARQNGRPGTHAAPQDGTQAPSYNGAGVPQDSVPGASYDGPLATPQYSPNGRAPAHPPAQQHANQHPATPAQQPAAPSSASAEATPGSPAPEPTYASTPTTPQQPSTSAPAQPPVVQQNGHPPAPHHENGQAPHHENGQAPHQENGRQDTHPNGQDPHQDRRRPLRHDSPIGPDEVYDQEADEAAYNEAMYDAHGDVPTPNTDPNRPPTGSKEHVA from the coding sequence ATGAAGATCGCTGACAAACTCCTGAACCTGGTGGGGGTCGGCCGCGAGCGCGGCCTACCGCCACCTCGTCTTGTTGCCATCGCCGACGGCCTGCTGGTGACCGAGCGCAGCGCCGAGGCGTGGTTCCTGATCTCGGTGGCGAACACGGACCTGGCCACCGAGTCCGAGCAGGACGCGGCCCTGGACGCGGCGGTCAGCGCGGCCGCGACGATCCTCGGTGACCGGCTCAGCCACCTGAAGGTGGTGTGGGGCCGTTCGACCGGTCAGGACTACATCGACTCGGTGGCCGGCCATTACCGGCTCGGCGACCACGAGGCGTGGGCACAGACCCGGGCCGACCGGATCGACGAGATGCGGATGCCGGAGCGGTACGTCGCGCTCGGCGTGCATCTGTCCGATCGTGATCCGCGGGCGACGGCCCAGGTGCGCGGTTCGATCAGCGACGCTCTTGGTACGACGTCGTGGCGGGTCAGTGCGCGCGAGCTCGCGCACCTGGACGAGCGGGTGCGCAAGCTCGCTCGTCAGCTCGGCTCGACGGTGTGGCGGGCGCACACGGCGCCGGCCGAGGTGATTTCGTGGCTGATCAGCCGGGAGATGCATCGTGGTGCGGTCGCGGCGCCGCGTCGTGGCCTGATCACGGGTGCTTCGCTGGCGCGGCTGACGTCCGGGCGAGTGGTGCCGTACACCGATCACCTGCGGATCTACGACACGCGTGGCCAGATCGCGGCGTACACGACTGTCCTGGCGATGACCGACTTCCCCGAGGAGCTCGAGACTCCGGGCGCGGGGGAGTGGCTGCGGACCCTGTCGGAGATCAAGGCCATCGACGACGACGGCGACGAGATCGACGTCACCGTCGAGGCGTCGGTCCGGTTCCGCGTGCTGACGAAGAAGACCGCGCGCCACCTGGTCGACGAGACCCGGAAGAGCGCGAAGGAGCAGCGCCGGTCGGCCGCGAAGGGTACGGCGGAGGAGACCGCCGACGAGATCGTGGAGACCGAGCGCGTGATGCGTGAGGTCAAGCGCGACATCAACCGCAGCGGTCTGACGCTGGTCGAGGACCACCCGCGGTTGCTGGTCAGCGCGGACACGCGGGAGGACCTCGAGGCGTACGTCGACGCCGTCATCGCGCACTACGCGGACCGTGGCATCACGGTCGCCGCGGGCGCGGACGAGCAGCGCGACCTGTGGCTGGAGTCCTTGCCAGGCGACCAGTTGCGCGTGCCAGACCTCGGGCATGTGCGGGAGTCGACCGCGTTCTTCGGGTCCTGGTTTTGGGGCGGTGCGTCGATCGGTGACGCTACTGGTCCCGCCATTGGTTATCTGACCGGGTCTACGCCGGGTCTTGTGCGGTTCGACGCGGCTGCTGGTTCTGCTCTTGGTGACGCGACGACGACTCTGTTCCTGGGTCGGTCGGGTCGAGGGAAGACGACGGCCGCGATGCTTGGCGGTCTGGACTCCGCGTTCGCCGGCGCGTGGGTGCCGTTGCTGGACCTGAAGGGTGATGCTGCGGGCGTGTCCGCGGTCGCCGCTGAGTACGGCGTACCTACTGCCGTCATTGAGATCACTGCACAGTTCTCCGGTGCTGCGGACCTGCTGCGGGTGCTGCCCGTCGACGACGCGCTGCTGCAGGCGCCGTCACAGCTCATGCTCCTGCTGCCGCCGCATCTGCGTGGTGCCGCCGAGGCGCCGGTCATGGCCGCCACCCGCGCCGAGATCCAGTCGCCTGATCCGTCCTCGTGGGGTGTCATCCAGCGACTGTGCGCCTCGGAATCAGAGACGATCCGGACCGTCGGCTTCGCGCTGCGCGACCTGGTCGAGACCGGCCTCGGCTCGGTCGTCGCCGGCCCGCCGTCCGGCCTCTCGTCCCTGACCACGAACCCGGGTCTCTGGGTCGTGCAGATGCCCGGCCTGACCCTGCCGTCGCCCGAATCGGCCCCCGAGTCCTGGTCGCCGATCGAACGCGTCGGCATGGCCTGCCTCCGCGGCTGCCTCGCCTGGATGGTCCGTACGACGGGACGCCGCGAGTTCCGCGGCCGCTCGAAGGTCGTCATCGTCCCCGAGGTCCACCTGCTGACGAAGACCCCGGATGGCGCGTCCTTCCTGGACTACATCGCCCGCGTCGGCCGTGCGTTGGGTGCCTCGCTGGTTCTGGACACGCAGGACCCGGCCAGCATCTTGAAGCTGCCCGGTCTGGTCGAGCAGATCACCACCCTGTTCGCCTTCAGCCTGCGTTCGCGCGAGCAGGTCGACTCCCTGCTCGAGTTGCTGGGTCGCCCGCAGACCGCGCCGTACCAAACCCTGGTCCGCGGTATCAACACCGCCGCCAACGGCAAATCGATCCGCCACGGCCACTGCATCATGCGCGACCGCTGGGACGAGGTAGCCACCGTCCAGATCGACATCCCGAGCCAGCGCGTAGCCGCCCTCCTCCGCACCACCCCCGAATCCGAACACGCGAACCAACCCATCGAACCCACCCTCCCCACGCCCCCCGAAGACCCCTTCGCCAACGACGAAGACCTCTTCGAACCAGCAGCCACCGCCACCGCCCAATCAGAAGCCCACACCCAACAACCCCCCGCGTACCAGGACGCTCCTGCCTCGGCGAACGGCAATACGCCCTACAACGGCACGCCGGCGGTCGCCAATGGCGGCGCGTCCAACGGCACTCCTGCGGTCCCTAACGGTGGCACGTCCAACTACGGCGTCCCTGCCACACCTCAGGACGCCATCCCTGCCGCCCGCCAGAACGGTAGGCCCGGCACCCACGCCGCGCCCCAAGACGGCACGCAAGCACCGTCCTACAACGGCGCGGGCGTCCCTCAGGACAGCGTGCCTGGGGCCTCCTACGACGGTCCCCTTGCCACGCCCCAGTACTCACCAAACGGCAGAGCCCCAGCCCACCCCCCAGCTCAGCAACACGCCAATCAGCACCCCGCGACCCCGGCTCAGCAACCCGCCGCCCCGTCGTCCGCGTCGGCGGAAGCAACGCCCGGTTCCCCCGCCCCAGAACCGACCTACGCCTCCACCCCAACGACCCCGCAGCAGCCCTCCACAAGCGCGCCGGCCCAACCGCCCGTGGTCCAGCAAAACGGCCACCCGCCAGCTCCGCACCACGAAAACGGCCAGGCCCCGCACCACGAAAACGGCCAGGCCCCCCACCAGGAAAACGGCCGCCAAGACACCCATCCCAACGGCCAAGACCCCCACCAGGACCGTCGCCGCCC
- a CDS encoding aldo/keto reductase — METRRLGRLGHQSSVLIYGAASLGGVDQDRADASIQEALDAGINHFDVAADYGDAELRLGPRMPEIRDRIFLATKTGRRTFEEAWSEINRSLERLQTDHVDLIQMHAVCDLENLDLVTGKGGSLEAAIRAKDEGLVRAIGITGHTEQAPSVHTEGLRRFDFDSVLTPLNYKLSTDPQYAADYAALVEAVKASDAALMTIKMIARRGWQDGEQKAYDTWYRPFDEQRYITAATAWLLNGHPEITGLATAGETRLLQQMIVAERERADLTPEAAASILAEVQDYASPFVDSPI, encoded by the coding sequence ATGGAAACTCGCCGACTGGGCCGACTCGGCCACCAGAGCTCGGTACTGATCTACGGCGCCGCGTCGCTGGGCGGAGTCGACCAGGACCGCGCCGACGCCTCGATCCAGGAAGCGCTGGACGCCGGCATCAACCACTTCGACGTGGCCGCCGACTACGGCGACGCCGAGCTGCGGCTCGGGCCGCGGATGCCCGAGATCCGGGATCGCATCTTCCTCGCCACCAAGACCGGCCGCCGGACGTTCGAGGAGGCCTGGAGCGAGATCAACCGGTCACTGGAGCGGCTGCAGACCGACCATGTCGATCTGATTCAGATGCACGCGGTGTGCGACTTGGAGAACCTCGACCTCGTCACCGGCAAGGGCGGCTCGCTGGAAGCGGCGATCCGGGCCAAGGACGAAGGGCTGGTCCGGGCGATCGGCATCACCGGCCACACCGAGCAGGCGCCGTCGGTACACACCGAGGGACTGCGCCGGTTCGACTTCGACAGCGTCCTCACCCCGCTGAACTACAAGCTGTCCACCGACCCGCAGTACGCCGCTGACTATGCCGCCCTGGTCGAGGCCGTGAAGGCGTCGGACGCGGCGCTGATGACGATCAAGATGATTGCCCGTCGCGGTTGGCAGGACGGCGAGCAGAAGGCGTACGACACGTGGTACCGGCCGTTCGACGAGCAGCGGTACATCACTGCCGCGACCGCCTGGCTGCTGAACGGTCATCCGGAGATCACCGGCCTGGCTACTGCGGGTGAGACCCGGCTCCTGCAGCAAATGATTGTTGCAGAGCGCGAGCGCGCCGACCTCACCCCCGAGGCGGCGGCGTCGATCCTCGCCGAGGTTCAGGACTACGCGTCACCGTTCGTGGATTCGCCGATCTGA
- a CDS encoding conjugal transfer protein yields MTPTPRQAQGVAAQYSAPQQQGPPPPGGVMAPPRRPAPRPSGPADVPQQDPAHRTPERLKQRSPHGAHAAPGPVREVLEPGQTPWSTEPESSFSTWARRFFRGLVVVVLLLAAISGIRSWISPNRSPETVVSGQSSFPSAEASAVATRYAVSYLTWDEDNPDARPAQIGLDLAAGLDSRAGWNGRGKQTADVAYPGQVTPDSNGLTAVVDVRVQVHTFTRQGKGWKTGPVVWDRVSVPVARTAARVVASGPPTFVPDVRAPLPDNMPAAGAPDDDLTAATQKDAEAFFGAYAESDNKVSAVTAPGSTIRSLNGAVKFGELKDWQVYTGNDDERRATAAVTWDGVGDTTLDQTYTLTLRRTVATDGAQRWQVAAVG; encoded by the coding sequence GTGACACCCACCCCTCGCCAGGCGCAGGGCGTAGCAGCGCAGTACTCCGCTCCGCAGCAGCAGGGACCGCCGCCGCCCGGTGGCGTGATGGCACCGCCCCGCCGCCCGGCGCCACGTCCGTCGGGTCCTGCCGACGTGCCGCAGCAGGACCCGGCCCACCGCACACCCGAGCGTTTGAAACAGCGCTCCCCGCACGGTGCTCATGCTGCCCCGGGGCCGGTCCGCGAGGTGCTGGAGCCTGGGCAGACGCCGTGGTCCACCGAGCCGGAGTCGTCGTTCTCCACGTGGGCCAGGAGGTTCTTCCGCGGCCTGGTAGTTGTCGTGCTGCTGCTGGCCGCGATCAGTGGCATCCGCTCCTGGATCAGTCCGAACCGGTCGCCGGAGACTGTGGTGAGCGGGCAGAGCAGCTTCCCGTCCGCAGAGGCGAGCGCGGTCGCGACGCGGTACGCCGTGTCGTACCTGACCTGGGACGAGGACAACCCGGATGCCCGCCCGGCCCAGATCGGTCTCGACCTCGCTGCCGGCCTCGACAGTCGCGCGGGGTGGAACGGTCGCGGCAAACAAACGGCTGACGTCGCCTACCCGGGGCAAGTGACGCCCGACTCCAACGGTCTGACCGCAGTCGTGGATGTCCGGGTCCAGGTGCACACGTTCACGCGACAGGGCAAGGGCTGGAAGACCGGACCGGTCGTCTGGGACCGCGTATCGGTCCCGGTAGCCCGGACAGCGGCCCGAGTGGTGGCCAGCGGGCCGCCGACGTTCGTGCCGGACGTGCGGGCACCACTGCCTGACAACATGCCGGCGGCCGGTGCTCCCGACGACGATCTGACCGCGGCGACGCAGAAGGACGCGGAGGCGTTCTTCGGTGCGTATGCGGAGTCGGACAACAAGGTGTCGGCGGTGACCGCGCCGGGCTCGACCATCCGTAGCCTGAACGGTGCCGTGAAGTTCGGCGAGCTCAAGGATTGGCAGGTCTACACGGGCAACGACGACGAGCGGCGGGCGACCGCGGCCGTCACCTGGGACGGGGTGGGTGACACCACGTTGGACCAGACGTACACGCTCACGCTGAGGCGTACTGTCGCCACGGACGGAGCACAGCGATGGCAAGTGGCTGCCGTCGGATGA